Proteins encoded together in one Benincasa hispida cultivar B227 chromosome 1, ASM972705v1, whole genome shotgun sequence window:
- the LOC120085139 gene encoding D-2-hydroxyglutarate dehydrogenase, mitochondrial isoform X1 encodes MMMTTTMRKKSASFLFRYSRIFHSDQPLSLNHNNSLLRSGTSLCMPISRYIGSFRGCRKAFQASAINHFRMPCGFQFRRFTSLSSVVQRNPSFSRLNSDDIDFFRSILGEKNVVQDEDRLLDANTDWLRKYRGTSKLLLQPRSTEEVSQILKYCNSRDLPVVPQGGNTGLVGGSVPVFDEVIINLGLMNDVISFDKVSGILVCEAGGILENLSSFLDSQGFIMPLDLGAKGSCQIGGNVSTNAGGLRLVRYGSLHGSVLGLEVVLADGSVLDMLGTLRKDNTGYDLKHLFIGSEGTLGIITKISILTPPKLPATNVAFLGCKDYSSCQKLLVDAKRKLGEILSAFEFLDNMSMDLVLNHLEGIRNPLPPTMHNFYVLIETTGTDESYDKEKLEAFLLSSMEGGLISDGVLAQDINQISSFWHIREGIPEALMKAGAVYKYDLSLPVEKMYDLVEAMRTRLGNSAKVIGYGHLGDGNLHLNISTPQYDDAVFAQIEPFVYEWTSNHRGSISAEHGLGLMKANKIFYTKSSETVQIMASIKKLLDPRGILNPYKVLPHSLAS; translated from the exons ATGATGATGACGACGACGATGAGGAAGAAATCTGCCAGTTTTCTATTCAGATACTCTCGAATTTTTCACTCGGATCAGCCTTTGAGTCTTAATCACAACAATTCGCTTCTCCGTTCAG GAACTTCCTTGTGCATGCCAATTTCACGATATATTGGTTCGTTTCGGGGATGCAGAAAAGCTTTTCAGGCTTCCGCGATCAATCATTTTAGAATGCCTTGCGGATTTCAGTTCAGACGCTTTACTTCATTATCGTCTGTGGTTCAGAGAAATCCTTCATTTTCGAGGTTAAATTCTGATGATATCGACTTTTTCCGGAGTATTTTGGGGGAGAAAAATGTAGTTCAGGATGAGGATAGGCTTTTGGATGCAAATACAGATTGGTTGCGGAAGTACAGAGGGACGAGTAAGCTTTTACTGCAACCTAGGAGTACAGAAGAG GTCTCTCAGATACTTAAATATTGCAACTCCAGAGACTTGCCTGTTGTACCCCAAGGTGGAAATACTGGTCTTGTTGGCGGAAGTGTTCCAGTTTTTGATGAA GTAATAATCAATCTTGGATTAATGAATGATGTCATATCTTTTGACAAG GTTAGCGGCATACTTGTTTGTGAAGCCGGTGGCATCTTAGAAAACTTATCCTCTTTTCTGGACAGCCAAGG ATTTATAATGCCACTGGACTTGGGTGCTAAAGGAAGCTGCCAGATTGGTGGAAATGTTTCTACTAATGCAGGTGGTTTGCGCCTTGTTCGTTATGGATCTCTTCATGGCAGTGTACTTG gacttgaagttgttttagCTGATGGTAGTGTGCTCGACATGCTGGGAACTTTAAGAAAAGATAATACTGGATATGATTTGAAGCATTTGTTTATAG GCAGTGAAGGTACCTTGGGCATTATAACCAAGATTTCAATTCTTACCCCACCTAAACTACCTGCTACTAATGTTGCATTTCTTGGATGTAAAGATTACTCGAGCTGCCAG AAACTTCTAGTGGATGCAAAGAGGAAACTTGGGGAGATTCTTTCAGCATTTGAATTCCTGGATAACATGTCGATGGATTTG GTTCTCAATCATTTAGAAGGTATTCGAAATCCATTGCCTCCGACAATGCATAACTTTTATGTTCTGATCGAGACGACGGGCACTGATGAATCATATGACAA GGAAAAGCTTGAAGCATTTCTACTTAGTTCGATGGAAGGTGGTTTAATCTCTGATGGTGTTCTCGCACAAGACATCAACCAAATATCCTCTTTTTGGCATATCCGTGAG GGTATTCCAGAGGCATTGATGAAAGCAGGAGCTGTTTACAAGTATGATTTGTCGTTACCTGTCGAGAAGATGTACGATCTTGTCGAAGCAATGCGAACAAGACTTG GCAACTCCGCTAAAGTAATTGGTTACGGCCACCTTGGAGATGGTAATTTGCATCTGAATATTTCAACTCCACAATATGATGATGCG GTTTTCGCACAAATTGAACCCTTTGTCTATGAGTGGACTTCTAACCATCGTGGAAGCATCAGTGCAGAGCATGGCTTGGGATTGATGAAAGCCAATAAGATTTTCTACACCAAGTCCTCTGAAACT GTACAAATCATGGCTTCTATTAAGAAATTGCTGGACCCTCGTGGCATACTCAACCCCTATAAAGTTCTGCCGCACTCCCTTGCTTCCTAA
- the LOC120085139 gene encoding D-2-hydroxyglutarate dehydrogenase, mitochondrial isoform X2 — MMMTTTMRKKSASFLFRYSRIFHSDQPLSLNHNNSLLRSGTSLCMPISRYIGSFRGCRKAFQASAINHFRMPCGFQFRRFTSLSSVVQRNPSFSRLNSDDIDFFRSILGEKNVVQDEDRLLDANTDWLRKYRGTSKLLLQPRSTEEVSQILKYCNSRDLPVVPQGGNTGLVGGSVPVFDEVSGILVCEAGGILENLSSFLDSQGFIMPLDLGAKGSCQIGGNVSTNAGGLRLVRYGSLHGSVLGLEVVLADGSVLDMLGTLRKDNTGYDLKHLFIGSEGTLGIITKISILTPPKLPATNVAFLGCKDYSSCQKLLVDAKRKLGEILSAFEFLDNMSMDLVLNHLEGIRNPLPPTMHNFYVLIETTGTDESYDKEKLEAFLLSSMEGGLISDGVLAQDINQISSFWHIREGIPEALMKAGAVYKYDLSLPVEKMYDLVEAMRTRLGNSAKVIGYGHLGDGNLHLNISTPQYDDAVFAQIEPFVYEWTSNHRGSISAEHGLGLMKANKIFYTKSSETVQIMASIKKLLDPRGILNPYKVLPHSLAS, encoded by the exons ATGATGATGACGACGACGATGAGGAAGAAATCTGCCAGTTTTCTATTCAGATACTCTCGAATTTTTCACTCGGATCAGCCTTTGAGTCTTAATCACAACAATTCGCTTCTCCGTTCAG GAACTTCCTTGTGCATGCCAATTTCACGATATATTGGTTCGTTTCGGGGATGCAGAAAAGCTTTTCAGGCTTCCGCGATCAATCATTTTAGAATGCCTTGCGGATTTCAGTTCAGACGCTTTACTTCATTATCGTCTGTGGTTCAGAGAAATCCTTCATTTTCGAGGTTAAATTCTGATGATATCGACTTTTTCCGGAGTATTTTGGGGGAGAAAAATGTAGTTCAGGATGAGGATAGGCTTTTGGATGCAAATACAGATTGGTTGCGGAAGTACAGAGGGACGAGTAAGCTTTTACTGCAACCTAGGAGTACAGAAGAG GTCTCTCAGATACTTAAATATTGCAACTCCAGAGACTTGCCTGTTGTACCCCAAGGTGGAAATACTGGTCTTGTTGGCGGAAGTGTTCCAGTTTTTGATGAA GTTAGCGGCATACTTGTTTGTGAAGCCGGTGGCATCTTAGAAAACTTATCCTCTTTTCTGGACAGCCAAGG ATTTATAATGCCACTGGACTTGGGTGCTAAAGGAAGCTGCCAGATTGGTGGAAATGTTTCTACTAATGCAGGTGGTTTGCGCCTTGTTCGTTATGGATCTCTTCATGGCAGTGTACTTG gacttgaagttgttttagCTGATGGTAGTGTGCTCGACATGCTGGGAACTTTAAGAAAAGATAATACTGGATATGATTTGAAGCATTTGTTTATAG GCAGTGAAGGTACCTTGGGCATTATAACCAAGATTTCAATTCTTACCCCACCTAAACTACCTGCTACTAATGTTGCATTTCTTGGATGTAAAGATTACTCGAGCTGCCAG AAACTTCTAGTGGATGCAAAGAGGAAACTTGGGGAGATTCTTTCAGCATTTGAATTCCTGGATAACATGTCGATGGATTTG GTTCTCAATCATTTAGAAGGTATTCGAAATCCATTGCCTCCGACAATGCATAACTTTTATGTTCTGATCGAGACGACGGGCACTGATGAATCATATGACAA GGAAAAGCTTGAAGCATTTCTACTTAGTTCGATGGAAGGTGGTTTAATCTCTGATGGTGTTCTCGCACAAGACATCAACCAAATATCCTCTTTTTGGCATATCCGTGAG GGTATTCCAGAGGCATTGATGAAAGCAGGAGCTGTTTACAAGTATGATTTGTCGTTACCTGTCGAGAAGATGTACGATCTTGTCGAAGCAATGCGAACAAGACTTG GCAACTCCGCTAAAGTAATTGGTTACGGCCACCTTGGAGATGGTAATTTGCATCTGAATATTTCAACTCCACAATATGATGATGCG GTTTTCGCACAAATTGAACCCTTTGTCTATGAGTGGACTTCTAACCATCGTGGAAGCATCAGTGCAGAGCATGGCTTGGGATTGATGAAAGCCAATAAGATTTTCTACACCAAGTCCTCTGAAACT GTACAAATCATGGCTTCTATTAAGAAATTGCTGGACCCTCGTGGCATACTCAACCCCTATAAAGTTCTGCCGCACTCCCTTGCTTCCTAA